One part of the Anopheles coustani chromosome 2, idAnoCousDA_361_x.2, whole genome shotgun sequence genome encodes these proteins:
- the LOC131262074 gene encoding myc box-dependent-interacting protein 1 isoform X3: MAENKGILLAKSVQKHAGRAKEKLLQNLGKVDRTADEIFDEHLTNFNRQHTCATRLQKEFTNYIRCVRAVQSASKTLMDAIAEVYESQWTGSEALYGQTKVIDTQYQQFSYKLADQVLKQLDTYALQFPEMKKKIDKRGRKLVDYDSQRHSFQSLQANAAKRKDDVKVTRGREQLDEAKSTYEMLNSELHDELPALYDSRILFLVTNLQTLFACEQQFHSETSKVYADLEAIVDKLATESQRGSYTLKKINANSNPSSPQQSPVKANLSIVNNVTNGSANANGRATTTDLPAGVLYRVKATYKYVREDVDELSFEVGDIINVVEYEDPEDQEEGWLMGLKEGSTERGMFPANFTRPL, translated from the exons CTCCTACAAAACCTTGGCAAAGTTGACCGAACGGCAGATGAAATTTTCGACGagcatttgacaaacttcaacCGACAGCACACCTGTGCCACCCGGCTGCAGAAAGAATTCACCAACTACATTAGATGCGTTCGTG CCGTACAAAGTGCCTCGAAAACCCTCATGGATGCCATAGCCGAAGTATACGAAAGCCAGTGGACCGGCTCGGAGGCGCTGTATGGTCAGACCAAAGTGATCGACACACAGTACCAGCAGTTCTCGTACAAGCTGGCCGATCAGGTGCTCAAGCAGCTGGACACCTACGCGTTACAGTTTCCCGAAAtgaag aaaaaaattgacaaaCGTGGCCGCAAGCTGGTCGACTACGATAGCCAGCGGCACTCGTTCCAGAGCCTGCAAGCAAATGCCGCCAAGCGCAAGGATgatgtgaag GTGACCAGAGGCCGCGAACAGCTCGACGAAGCGAAGAGCACATACGAGATGCTGAATTCCGAGCTGCACGACGAACTGCCGGCCCTGTACGACTCGAGAATACTGTTCCTGGTGACGAACTTGCAGACGCTGTTCGCCTGCGAGCAACAGTTCCACAGTGAAACATCGAAGGTGTACGCCGACCTCGAGGCGATCGTGGACAAGCTGGCCACCGAGTCGCAGCGCGGTTCCTACACGCTGAAGAAAATCAATG CTAACTCGAATCCGTCTAGCCCACAGCAATCCCCAGTGAAGGCCAATTTGTCGATTGTGAACAATGTCACTAACGGTTCGGCCAATGCTAATGGAC GTGCAACGACAACAGACCTACCGGCAGGTGTCCTGTACCGCGTGAAGGCTACATACAAGTACGTCCGGGAGGACGTGGACGAACTGAGCTTCGAGGTGGGCGACATTATCAACGTGGTTGAGTACGAGGATCCCGAAGATCAG GAGGAAGGCTGGCTGATGGGATTGAAGGAAGGCTCAACCGAGAGGGGTATGTTTCCGGCCAACTTCACCCGACCACTGTAA
- the LOC131262074 gene encoding myc box-dependent-interacting protein 1 isoform X2, translating to MAENKGILLAKSVQKHAGRAKEKLLQNLGKVDRTADEIFDEHLTNFNRQHTCATRLQKEFTNYIRCVRAVQSASKTLMDAIAEVYESQWTGSEALYGQTKVIDTQYQQFSYKLADQVLKQLDTYALQFPEMKKKIDKRGRKLVDYDSQRHSFQSLQANAAKRKDDVKVTRGREQLDEAKSTYEMLNSELHDELPALYDSRILFLVTNLQTLFACEQQFHSETSKVYADLEAIVDKLATESQRGSYTLKKINANSNPSSPQQSPVKANLSIVNNVTNGSANANGHTSQNVQATPRTPPQQQRVAPEEEQEPSYQNTEMVKAAAAAAAVASTGVTTNGNASVNGKRAPSEDGSSPVVNGANGVAENGPPGLTSTPSTTGTTTTATAATAATAAAVPELTNGTVHPPHQQPRTNQPSSQPDASRFSNSNGSEKRQPRGIPETGASETATAAAAAAAAGEDAPLTIADAANAAAAADPSTTTPPTAGAAVSQTSATTTDLPAGVLYRVKATYKYVREDVDELSFEVGDIINVVEYEDPEDQVRIMPTVKLDWLCVWWFTNLVFYL from the exons CTCCTACAAAACCTTGGCAAAGTTGACCGAACGGCAGATGAAATTTTCGACGagcatttgacaaacttcaacCGACAGCACACCTGTGCCACCCGGCTGCAGAAAGAATTCACCAACTACATTAGATGCGTTCGTG CCGTACAAAGTGCCTCGAAAACCCTCATGGATGCCATAGCCGAAGTATACGAAAGCCAGTGGACCGGCTCGGAGGCGCTGTATGGTCAGACCAAAGTGATCGACACACAGTACCAGCAGTTCTCGTACAAGCTGGCCGATCAGGTGCTCAAGCAGCTGGACACCTACGCGTTACAGTTTCCCGAAAtgaag aaaaaaattgacaaaCGTGGCCGCAAGCTGGTCGACTACGATAGCCAGCGGCACTCGTTCCAGAGCCTGCAAGCAAATGCCGCCAAGCGCAAGGATgatgtgaag GTGACCAGAGGCCGCGAACAGCTCGACGAAGCGAAGAGCACATACGAGATGCTGAATTCCGAGCTGCACGACGAACTGCCGGCCCTGTACGACTCGAGAATACTGTTCCTGGTGACGAACTTGCAGACGCTGTTCGCCTGCGAGCAACAGTTCCACAGTGAAACATCGAAGGTGTACGCCGACCTCGAGGCGATCGTGGACAAGCTGGCCACCGAGTCGCAGCGCGGTTCCTACACGCTGAAGAAAATCAATG CTAACTCGAATCCGTCTAGCCCACAGCAATCCCCAGTGAAGGCCAATTTGTCGATTGTGAACAATGTCACTAACGGTTCGGCCAATGCTAATGGAC ACACCTCCCAAAATGTGCAAGCAACCCCGAGAACGCCACCGCAGCAGCAACGTGTCGCACCGGAGGAAGAGCAAGAGCCCTCGTATCAGAACACGGAAATGGTAAaggctgccgctgctgctgccgccgtcGCTTCGACAGGGGTCACGACGAACGGGAACGCCAGCGTTAACGGGAAGCGAGCGCCGTCCGAGGATGGATCTAGTCCGGTTGTGAATGGCGCAAACGGTGTTGCGGAAAACGGACCACCCGGTTTAACATCCACACCGTCAACGACGGGAACGACCACTACGGCgacggcggcgacggcggcaACGGCAGCGGCAGTGCCGGAACTCACAAACGGTACGGTTCACCCTCCCCATCAGCAGCCACGCACTAATCAACCATCATCGCAACCGGACGCGAGTCGcttcagcaacagcaacggTAGTGAAAAGCGCCAGCCCCGGGGAATACCGGAAACTGGCGCGTCCGAGACGGCaaccgctgccgctgctgctgctgctgccggtgaAGATGCACCTCTTACTATCGCTGATGCCGCTaatgctgccgctgctgcggATCCTTCCACCACCACGCCGCCTACAGCGGGCGCAGCTGTTTCGCAAACAA GTGCAACGACAACAGACCTACCGGCAGGTGTCCTGTACCGCGTGAAGGCTACATACAAGTACGTCCGGGAGGACGTGGACGAACTGAGCTTCGAGGTGGGCGACATTATCAACGTGGTTGAGTACGAGGATCCCGAAGATCAGGTACGAATAATGCCTACGGTTAAACTCGActggttgtgtgtgtggtggtttacaaatttggttttttatttataa
- the LOC131262074 gene encoding myc box-dependent-interacting protein 1 isoform X1, translating to MAENKGILLAKSVQKHAGRAKEKLLQNLGKVDRTADEIFDEHLTNFNRQHTCATRLQKEFTNYIRCVRAVQSASKTLMDAIAEVYESQWTGSEALYGQTKVIDTQYQQFSYKLADQVLKQLDTYALQFPEMKKKIDKRGRKLVDYDSQRHSFQSLQANAAKRKDDVKVTRGREQLDEAKSTYEMLNSELHDELPALYDSRILFLVTNLQTLFACEQQFHSETSKVYADLEAIVDKLATESQRGSYTLKKINANSNPSSPQQSPVKANLSIVNNVTNGSANANGHTSQNVQATPRTPPQQQRVAPEEEQEPSYQNTEMVKAAAAAAAVASTGVTTNGNASVNGKRAPSEDGSSPVVNGANGVAENGPPGLTSTPSTTGTTTTATAATAATAAAVPELTNGTVHPPHQQPRTNQPSSQPDASRFSNSNGSEKRQPRGIPETGASETATAAAAAAAAGEDAPLTIADAANAAAAADPSTTTPPTAGAAVSQTSATTTDLPAGVLYRVKATYKYVREDVDELSFEVGDIINVVEYEDPEDQEEGWLMGLKEGSTERGMFPANFTRPL from the exons CTCCTACAAAACCTTGGCAAAGTTGACCGAACGGCAGATGAAATTTTCGACGagcatttgacaaacttcaacCGACAGCACACCTGTGCCACCCGGCTGCAGAAAGAATTCACCAACTACATTAGATGCGTTCGTG CCGTACAAAGTGCCTCGAAAACCCTCATGGATGCCATAGCCGAAGTATACGAAAGCCAGTGGACCGGCTCGGAGGCGCTGTATGGTCAGACCAAAGTGATCGACACACAGTACCAGCAGTTCTCGTACAAGCTGGCCGATCAGGTGCTCAAGCAGCTGGACACCTACGCGTTACAGTTTCCCGAAAtgaag aaaaaaattgacaaaCGTGGCCGCAAGCTGGTCGACTACGATAGCCAGCGGCACTCGTTCCAGAGCCTGCAAGCAAATGCCGCCAAGCGCAAGGATgatgtgaag GTGACCAGAGGCCGCGAACAGCTCGACGAAGCGAAGAGCACATACGAGATGCTGAATTCCGAGCTGCACGACGAACTGCCGGCCCTGTACGACTCGAGAATACTGTTCCTGGTGACGAACTTGCAGACGCTGTTCGCCTGCGAGCAACAGTTCCACAGTGAAACATCGAAGGTGTACGCCGACCTCGAGGCGATCGTGGACAAGCTGGCCACCGAGTCGCAGCGCGGTTCCTACACGCTGAAGAAAATCAATG CTAACTCGAATCCGTCTAGCCCACAGCAATCCCCAGTGAAGGCCAATTTGTCGATTGTGAACAATGTCACTAACGGTTCGGCCAATGCTAATGGAC ACACCTCCCAAAATGTGCAAGCAACCCCGAGAACGCCACCGCAGCAGCAACGTGTCGCACCGGAGGAAGAGCAAGAGCCCTCGTATCAGAACACGGAAATGGTAAaggctgccgctgctgctgccgccgtcGCTTCGACAGGGGTCACGACGAACGGGAACGCCAGCGTTAACGGGAAGCGAGCGCCGTCCGAGGATGGATCTAGTCCGGTTGTGAATGGCGCAAACGGTGTTGCGGAAAACGGACCACCCGGTTTAACATCCACACCGTCAACGACGGGAACGACCACTACGGCgacggcggcgacggcggcaACGGCAGCGGCAGTGCCGGAACTCACAAACGGTACGGTTCACCCTCCCCATCAGCAGCCACGCACTAATCAACCATCATCGCAACCGGACGCGAGTCGcttcagcaacagcaacggTAGTGAAAAGCGCCAGCCCCGGGGAATACCGGAAACTGGCGCGTCCGAGACGGCaaccgctgccgctgctgctgctgctgccggtgaAGATGCACCTCTTACTATCGCTGATGCCGCTaatgctgccgctgctgcggATCCTTCCACCACCACGCCGCCTACAGCGGGCGCAGCTGTTTCGCAAACAA GTGCAACGACAACAGACCTACCGGCAGGTGTCCTGTACCGCGTGAAGGCTACATACAAGTACGTCCGGGAGGACGTGGACGAACTGAGCTTCGAGGTGGGCGACATTATCAACGTGGTTGAGTACGAGGATCCCGAAGATCAG GAGGAAGGCTGGCTGATGGGATTGAAGGAAGGCTCAACCGAGAGGGGTATGTTTCCGGCCAACTTCACCCGACCACTGTAA